In Streptomyces sp. DG2A-72, one genomic interval encodes:
- a CDS encoding SseB family protein, with protein sequence MANKNIPNSGFSDDDGSADPRLSAALAAWAEDRTAVEPVLEALKGARLLVPVVAVLGEVEEDENGLRREKTSDMAVPTLKAGTRTALPAFTSTDSLARWDPEARPVAVPLHQALQAAAHEKADTIVLDLAGPVPYELTRPALLALAEGRTTTDPLADPAVTGAVRAAVAAEPAVLRAYLGPGQADGTLALVLDPDATPGPAARTLAERLAADETLRARLVHGLDLALLPAGATPPGEPFYVRG encoded by the coding sequence GTGGCGAACAAGAACATTCCCAACTCCGGCTTCTCCGACGACGACGGCTCCGCCGACCCCCGGCTGAGCGCGGCGCTCGCCGCCTGGGCCGAGGACCGTACCGCTGTGGAGCCGGTGCTCGAGGCACTGAAGGGCGCCCGGCTCCTCGTCCCCGTCGTGGCCGTCCTCGGCGAGGTCGAGGAGGACGAGAACGGGCTGCGCCGCGAGAAGACCAGCGACATGGCCGTACCGACCCTGAAGGCCGGCACCCGCACGGCCCTGCCCGCCTTCACCTCCACCGACTCGCTGGCCCGCTGGGACCCGGAGGCCCGCCCCGTCGCCGTACCTCTGCACCAGGCACTGCAGGCCGCGGCGCACGAGAAGGCGGACACCATCGTGCTGGACCTGGCCGGTCCTGTGCCGTACGAGCTGACCAGGCCCGCGCTGCTGGCGCTGGCCGAGGGCCGTACGACCACCGATCCGCTCGCCGACCCCGCCGTCACCGGAGCCGTACGCGCCGCCGTGGCCGCCGAGCCCGCCGTACTCCGTGCCTACCTCGGCCCCGGACAGGCGGACGGTACGCTCGCCCTCGTCCTGGACCCCGACGCCACCCCGGGCCCCGCCGCCCGCACCCTGGCCGAGCGTCTGGCCGCCGACGAAACACTGAGGGCCCGCCTGGTGCACGGCCTCGACCTGGCACTGCTCCCGGCCGGGGCGACGCCGCCGGGCGAGCCCTTTTACGTGCGGGGATGA
- a CDS encoding DUF1844 domain-containing protein, which translates to MSETPPETPDFDAMTRDIAEVPAVEVIVTVAVNLMSAAAVKLGLTEEGEKHKDLDEARKLVSALAGLLDASATEISSFHAAPLRDGLKSLQLAFREASIVPDEPGQGPGEKYTGPIYG; encoded by the coding sequence ATGAGTGAGACCCCTCCTGAGACGCCCGACTTCGACGCCATGACCCGCGACATCGCCGAGGTCCCCGCGGTCGAGGTGATCGTGACGGTCGCCGTGAACCTGATGAGCGCCGCCGCGGTGAAGCTCGGTCTGACCGAGGAGGGCGAGAAGCACAAGGACCTGGACGAGGCCCGCAAGCTGGTGTCCGCCCTCGCCGGCCTCCTCGACGCGAGCGCCACCGAGATCAGCTCCTTCCACGCGGCCCCACTGCGCGACGGCCTGAAGTCTCTCCAGCTGGCGTTCCGCGAGGCATCGATCGTCCCGGACGAGCCGGGCCAGGGACCGGGCGAGAAGTACACCGGCCCGATCTACGGCTAG
- the rpmI gene encoding 50S ribosomal protein L35, whose translation MPKNKSHSGASKRFKVTGSGKVLRERAGKRHLLEHKSSRLTRRLTGNAEMAPGDAKKIKKLLGK comes from the coding sequence ATGCCGAAGAACAAGTCGCACAGCGGTGCCAGCAAGCGCTTCAAGGTCACCGGCTCCGGCAAGGTGCTCCGTGAGCGCGCCGGCAAGCGCCACCTGCTCGAGCACAAGTCGTCCCGACTGACGCGTCGCCTCACCGGCAACGCCGAGATGGCCCCGGGCGACGCCAAGAAGATCAAGAAGCTTCTCGGCAAGTGA
- the mycP gene encoding type VII secretion-associated serine protease mycosin, with amino-acid sequence MTATRRAGVVSVLLAASIALVPPTAAHADGIRAQQWALEAMHTDEAWQTTKGEGVTVAVLDTGVESDHPDLTGNVLEGKDMIGFGADRGDRAWARHGTAMAGIIAGHGHGVGNGDGVMGIAPEAKILPVRVILEDGDSARGKARNTRGNALAEGIRWAADHGADVINLSLGDDSKSAHPEPAEDEAVQYALKKGSVVVASAGNGGDKGDHISYPAAYPGVIAATAVDRYGTRAAFSTRRWYATVSAPGVDIVIADPDRKYYEGWGTSAAAAFVSGAVALVKAAHPGLTPAQIKKLLEDTARNAPASGRDDSRGYGLVDPVAAIKAAGRLEPKRLHAAAYDDKYFGSGPDAAEAEDTTSSWAAPLAGSLGGVLLVVAVVVWRGRRYDDA; translated from the coding sequence ATGACCGCAACCCGCCGCGCCGGCGTCGTCAGCGTCCTGCTCGCCGCCTCCATCGCCCTGGTGCCGCCCACCGCCGCCCACGCCGACGGCATACGCGCCCAGCAGTGGGCCCTGGAGGCCATGCACACCGACGAGGCCTGGCAGACCACGAAGGGCGAGGGCGTCACCGTCGCCGTCCTGGACACCGGCGTCGAGTCCGACCACCCCGACCTCACCGGCAACGTCCTCGAAGGCAAGGACATGATCGGCTTCGGTGCCGACCGGGGCGACCGCGCCTGGGCCCGCCACGGCACCGCCATGGCCGGCATCATCGCCGGTCACGGCCATGGCGTGGGCAACGGCGACGGCGTCATGGGCATCGCCCCCGAAGCCAAGATCCTCCCTGTCCGCGTGATCCTCGAAGACGGCGACTCCGCCCGCGGCAAGGCCCGCAACACCCGCGGCAATGCCCTCGCCGAAGGCATCCGCTGGGCCGCCGACCACGGAGCCGACGTCATCAACCTCTCCCTCGGCGACGACTCCAAGTCCGCCCATCCCGAACCCGCCGAGGACGAAGCCGTCCAGTACGCCCTCAAGAAGGGCTCCGTCGTCGTCGCCTCCGCCGGCAACGGCGGCGACAAGGGCGACCACATCTCCTACCCGGCCGCCTACCCGGGCGTGATCGCCGCGACCGCCGTCGACCGCTACGGCACCCGCGCCGCCTTCTCCACCCGCCGCTGGTACGCCACCGTCAGCGCCCCCGGCGTCGACATCGTCATCGCCGACCCCGACCGCAAGTACTACGAGGGATGGGGTACGAGTGCCGCCGCGGCCTTCGTCTCCGGCGCCGTCGCCCTCGTCAAGGCGGCCCACCCGGGACTGACCCCGGCCCAGATCAAGAAGCTGCTGGAGGACACCGCCCGCAACGCCCCGGCGAGCGGCCGCGACGACTCCCGCGGCTACGGCCTCGTCGACCCGGTCGCCGCCATCAAGGCCGCCGGCCGCCTCGAACCGAAGCGCCTGCACGCGGCGGCCTACGACGACAAGTACTTCGGCTCGGGCCCCGACGCCGCCGAGGCCGAGGACACGACGTCGAGCTGGGCCGCCCCGCTGGCGGGCAGCCTCGGCGGCGTCCTGCTGGTCGTCGCGGTCGTGGTGTGGCGCGGGCGCCGGTACGACGACGCGTAG
- the rplT gene encoding 50S ribosomal protein L20: MARVKRAVNAHKKRRAILEQASGYRGQRSRLYRKAKEQVTHSLVYNYNDRKKRKGDFRRLWIQRINAAARANGITYNRFIQGLNAASIEVDRKILAELAVNDPTAFAALVEVAQKALPADVNAPKAA, from the coding sequence GTGGCACGCGTCAAGCGGGCAGTCAACGCCCACAAGAAGCGCCGGGCGATCCTCGAGCAGGCCTCCGGCTACCGCGGTCAGCGCTCGCGCCTGTACCGCAAGGCCAAGGAGCAGGTCACCCACTCGCTGGTCTACAACTACAACGACCGCAAGAAGCGCAAGGGTGACTTCCGTCGGCTGTGGATCCAGCGCATCAACGCCGCTGCCCGCGCCAACGGCATCACGTACAACCGCTTCATCCAGGGTCTGAACGCCGCGAGCATCGAGGTCGACCGCAAGATCCTGGCCGAGCTGGCCGTCAACGACCCGACCGCGTTCGCCGCGCTCGTCGAGGTCGCGCAGAAGGCGCTGCCGGCGGACGTCAACGCGCCGAAGGCCGCGTGA
- the infC gene encoding translation initiation factor IF-3 produces MWCYRGGSISAEPRINDRIRVPEVRLVGPSGEQVGIVPLAKALELAQEYDLDLVEVAANARPPVCKLMDYGKFKYESAMKAREARKNQAHTVIKEMKLRPKIDPHDYDTKKGHVVRFLKQGDKVKITIMFRGREQSRPELGYRLLQRLAEDVQDLGFVESNPKQDGRNMIMVLGPHKKKTEAMAEARQAQEARKAEAKANPGKSQNAAESEGAEVAEAPAEASADA; encoded by the coding sequence GTGTGGTGCTACCGAGGAGGATCCATCAGCGCCGAGCCCCGCATCAACGACCGGATTCGCGTTCCCGAGGTGCGACTTGTCGGTCCCAGTGGCGAGCAGGTGGGCATCGTCCCCCTGGCCAAGGCCCTGGAGCTTGCGCAGGAGTACGACCTGGACCTGGTCGAGGTCGCGGCGAACGCCCGTCCGCCCGTGTGCAAGCTCATGGACTACGGGAAGTTCAAGTACGAGTCGGCCATGAAGGCCCGTGAGGCGCGCAAGAACCAGGCGCACACGGTCATCAAGGAGATGAAGCTCCGGCCGAAGATCGACCCGCACGACTATGACACCAAGAAGGGTCACGTCGTCCGGTTCCTCAAGCAGGGCGACAAGGTCAAGATCACGATCATGTTCCGTGGTCGCGAGCAGTCCCGTCCCGAACTGGGCTACCGACTGCTGCAGCGTCTCGCGGAGGACGTCCAGGACCTCGGTTTCGTTGAGTCGAACCCGAAGCAGGACGGCCGAAACATGATCATGGTTCTCGGTCCGCACAAGAAGAAGACCGAGGCGATGGCCGAGGCTCGCCAGGCGCAGGAAGCCCGTAAGGCGGAAGCGAAGGCCAACCCCGGCAAGTCGCAGAACGCCGCGGAGTCTGAGGGCGCCGAGGTTGCCGAGGCTCCTGCCGAGGCTTCCGCCGACGCGTGA
- a CDS encoding serine hydrolase → MESSSAAPRAPSRRRTLAYAALAAVAVVGGTAGGTVYVKAQAHSGAGAVSSVSGSPSVSASEEASVASVEAVAQPVVDQDELLAEAMESVTVEDGAEVSVAVLDLASGASASYGDGLFDTASIVKVDILAALLLQAQDAGRELTAAEKSYATAMIEHSDNTSASALWRTIGKAAGLDAANERLGLTDTEGGEDMLWGLTQTTAADQLVLLQQAFGEEDSELTEASRSYIQRLMTRIAAGQQWGVSAAAHGSAWALKNGWLPRSTTGLWDINSIGRVTADGHGCLVAVLSDGNSTQAKGISLVEAAARAAVSVVGDEGSTASASASVS, encoded by the coding sequence ATGGAGTCTTCCAGCGCCGCCCCCCGCGCTCCGTCCCGCCGCCGCACGCTGGCGTACGCCGCCCTCGCCGCGGTCGCGGTCGTGGGCGGTACGGCAGGGGGGACCGTGTACGTGAAGGCGCAGGCGCACTCCGGTGCGGGAGCCGTATCGTCGGTCTCCGGGTCGCCGTCGGTCTCGGCGAGCGAGGAGGCATCGGTGGCATCAGTGGAAGCGGTGGCGCAGCCGGTGGTGGACCAGGACGAGCTGCTGGCCGAGGCGATGGAGTCGGTGACCGTCGAGGACGGTGCCGAGGTGTCGGTGGCGGTGCTGGACCTGGCGTCCGGCGCGAGCGCCTCGTACGGGGACGGTCTCTTCGACACCGCGAGCATCGTCAAGGTGGACATCCTGGCGGCACTGCTGCTCCAGGCACAGGACGCGGGACGTGAGCTGACCGCGGCGGAGAAGTCGTACGCCACGGCGATGATCGAGCACAGCGACAACACCTCCGCGTCGGCCCTGTGGCGGACCATCGGGAAGGCGGCCGGGCTCGACGCGGCGAACGAGCGTCTCGGGCTCACCGACACCGAGGGCGGCGAGGACATGCTGTGGGGGCTGACGCAGACCACGGCGGCCGATCAACTCGTGCTGCTCCAGCAGGCGTTCGGGGAGGAGGACTCGGAGCTGACCGAGGCCTCGCGGTCGTACATCCAGAGGCTGATGACGCGGATAGCCGCCGGGCAGCAGTGGGGGGTGTCGGCGGCGGCCCACGGCTCGGCGTGGGCGCTGAAGAACGGCTGGCTGCCGCGCAGCACCACCGGGCTGTGGGACATCAACAGCATCGGGCGGGTCACCGCCGACGGTCACGGGTGTCTGGTGGCAGTGCTGTCCGACGGCAACTCGACGCAGGCGAAGGGAATCTCGCTGGTCGAGGCGGCGGCGCGGGCCGCGGTCTCGGTGGTCGGCGATGAGGGGTCGACTGCGTCCGCTTCGGCCTCGGTTTCCTGA
- a CDS encoding amino acid deaminase/aldolase, translating to MTARAADRARYDRATAHLDAPLAIVDLDAFDANAEDLIRRAGGKPVRVASKSVRCRTLLERALAKDGFAGIMSFTLAESLWLARSGFDDILLAYPSADRAGFAELAGDPKLASAVTVMVDDPAQLALIDASRDGGREVVRVCLELDTSLKLLGGRVRVGARRSPLHSPAQVADMARTVARRPGFKLVGIMAYEGHIAGVGDAIAGRPLRSRAVRLMQAAARRELAERRAEVVRAVRAVVPDLEYVNGGGTGSVQHTAAEDAVTEIAAGSGLYVPRLFDNYTSFSGRPAALFAQPVVRRPGVGVVTVLGGGYPASGAAGLDRLPVPYLPEGLRYDPQEGPGEVQTPLLGPPADDLLIGDKVWFRHAKAGELCERFDALQLIEGDAVTATVPTYRGEGLTFL from the coding sequence ATGACTGCGCGCGCCGCCGACCGGGCCCGTTACGACCGGGCCACCGCCCATCTCGACGCCCCCCTCGCGATCGTGGACCTGGATGCCTTCGACGCCAACGCGGAGGATCTGATCCGCCGGGCGGGCGGAAAGCCGGTCCGGGTCGCCAGCAAGTCCGTACGCTGCCGGACCCTGCTCGAACGCGCCCTCGCCAAGGACGGCTTCGCGGGCATCATGTCCTTCACCCTCGCCGAGTCCCTGTGGCTGGCGCGGTCGGGCTTCGACGACATCCTGCTGGCCTACCCGTCGGCGGACCGCGCCGGATTCGCCGAGCTGGCCGGTGATCCCAAGCTGGCCTCCGCGGTGACCGTGATGGTCGACGACCCGGCGCAGCTCGCGCTCATCGACGCCTCCCGCGACGGCGGGCGTGAAGTGGTGCGGGTGTGCCTGGAGTTGGACACGTCCCTGAAGCTGCTCGGCGGGCGCGTGCGGGTCGGGGCGCGGCGGTCTCCGCTGCACTCCCCCGCCCAAGTCGCCGACATGGCCCGTACGGTGGCCCGCCGTCCCGGCTTCAAGCTCGTGGGGATCATGGCCTACGAGGGGCACATCGCCGGCGTCGGTGACGCGATCGCGGGCCGGCCGCTGCGCTCGCGTGCCGTCCGGCTGATGCAGGCCGCCGCCCGCCGGGAACTCGCCGAGCGGCGGGCCGAGGTGGTGCGGGCGGTGCGGGCCGTGGTGCCCGACCTGGAGTACGTCAACGGCGGCGGGACCGGCAGTGTGCAGCACACCGCCGCCGAGGACGCCGTCACGGAGATCGCGGCCGGGTCGGGACTGTATGTGCCGCGGCTGTTCGACAACTACACCTCGTTCAGCGGACGTCCGGCCGCGCTGTTCGCCCAGCCCGTGGTGCGCCGGCCCGGCGTCGGGGTCGTGACCGTCCTCGGCGGCGGCTATCCGGCGTCCGGTGCGGCCGGGCTCGATCGGCTGCCCGTGCCGTATCTGCCGGAGGGGCTGCGCTACGACCCGCAGGAGGGGCCCGGCGAGGTGCAGACGCCGCTGCTCGGGCCGCCCGCCGACGATCTGCTGATCGGCGACAAGGTGTGGTTCCGGCATGCCAAGGCCGGTGAGCTGTGCGAACGGTTCGACGCGCTGCAGCTGATCGAGGGCGACGCGGTGACGGCGACCGTACCGACGTATCGCGGCGAGGGTCTGACGTTCCTGTAG
- a CDS encoding 3-oxoacyl-ACP reductase — protein sequence MTAENICRRLVGRTAVITGAGSGIGLATARRLASEGAHVVCGDVDEQRGKAAAEEVGGLFVKVDVTDAEQVEALFKTAYDTYGSVDIAFNNAGISPPDDDSILETGLEAWKRVQEVNLTSVYLCCKAAIPYMRRQGKGSIINTASFVARMGAATSQISYTASKGGVLAMSRELGVQFAREGIRVNALCPGPVNTPLLQELFAKDPERAARRLVHIPLGRFAEAEEIAAAVAFLASDDSSFVNATDFLVDGGISGAYVTPL from the coding sequence GTGACCGCAGAAAACATTTGCAGGCGTCTCGTCGGCCGCACCGCCGTCATCACCGGAGCCGGCAGCGGCATCGGCCTCGCCACCGCCCGCCGGCTCGCCTCCGAGGGCGCGCATGTCGTCTGCGGCGACGTGGACGAACAGCGCGGCAAGGCGGCTGCCGAAGAGGTCGGCGGGCTCTTCGTGAAGGTCGACGTCACCGACGCCGAGCAGGTCGAGGCGCTGTTCAAGACGGCGTACGACACCTACGGCAGTGTCGACATCGCCTTCAACAACGCGGGTATCTCGCCGCCCGACGACGACTCCATCCTGGAGACCGGCCTGGAGGCCTGGAAGCGCGTCCAGGAGGTCAACCTCACCTCCGTCTACCTGTGTTGCAAGGCCGCGATCCCCTACATGCGGCGCCAGGGCAAGGGTTCGATCATCAACACGGCGTCCTTCGTGGCCCGGATGGGCGCGGCCACGTCGCAGATCTCGTACACGGCGTCCAAGGGTGGCGTCCTGGCCATGTCCCGCGAACTCGGCGTGCAGTTCGCCCGCGAGGGCATCCGCGTCAACGCGCTCTGCCCCGGACCGGTCAACACCCCGCTTCTGCAGGAGCTGTTCGCCAAGGACCCGGAGCGGGCGGCACGCCGGCTCGTCCACATCCCCCTCGGCCGGTTCGCCGAGGCCGAGGAGATCGCCGCCGCGGTCGCCTTCCTGGCCAGCGACGACTCCTCCTTCGTGAACGCCACCGACTTCCTCGTCGACGGCGGAATCTCGGGGGCGTACGTCACGCCCCTGTAG
- a CDS encoding aldehyde dehydrogenase, translating into MSAEHELEVLNPATEEVVATVPAADAADVDRAVARAAVAQRSWAAAAPADRARLLRRFADAVDTHIEELAQLEVREAGHLLGNARWEAGNARDLLLYAAGGAERLLGKQIPVPGGWNVTFQEPLGVVGVIAPWNFPMPIAAWGSFPALAAGNAVVLKPAETTPLTALRLAELALEAGLPEGLFQVLPGYGHVAGRALVDHPDVAKIVFTGSTRTGREVMERCARLVKPVTLELGGKSPNIVFADADLKSAIDPFSFLDNSGQDCCARTRILVQESVYDEVRDLLADALSTVVVGDPADEKTQMGPLISRQQLDLVRSFVPEDAPALRGGAPDGPGFWFAPTVLTGERHDSAAACEEIFGPVAVLLPFTDEQDAIRLANDTPYGLAGSLWTRDLGRALRVSQAVRAGNLSVNSHSAVRYWTPFGGFKQSGVGRELGPDALAAFTETKNVFISTEGPAQ; encoded by the coding sequence TTGTCCGCCGAGCACGAACTCGAAGTACTGAACCCCGCGACCGAGGAGGTCGTCGCCACCGTCCCCGCCGCCGACGCGGCCGACGTGGACCGTGCCGTCGCCCGCGCCGCCGTCGCCCAGCGGTCCTGGGCGGCCGCCGCCCCCGCCGACCGAGCCCGGCTGCTGCGCCGCTTCGCCGACGCCGTCGACACGCACATCGAGGAGCTGGCCCAGCTGGAGGTCCGTGAGGCGGGCCATCTCCTCGGCAACGCCCGCTGGGAGGCCGGCAACGCCCGCGACCTGCTGCTGTACGCGGCCGGGGGCGCCGAACGCCTCCTCGGCAAGCAGATCCCCGTACCGGGCGGCTGGAACGTCACCTTCCAGGAACCCCTCGGCGTGGTCGGCGTCATCGCGCCCTGGAACTTCCCGATGCCCATCGCCGCCTGGGGCTCCTTCCCGGCCCTCGCCGCGGGCAACGCGGTCGTCCTCAAACCGGCCGAGACCACCCCGCTCACAGCGCTGCGCCTGGCCGAACTCGCGCTGGAGGCGGGCCTGCCCGAGGGGCTGTTCCAGGTCCTCCCCGGATACGGCCATGTCGCGGGCCGCGCCCTCGTCGACCACCCCGACGTGGCGAAGATCGTGTTCACCGGCTCCACCCGCACCGGCCGCGAAGTCATGGAGCGCTGCGCCCGCCTGGTCAAGCCCGTCACCCTCGAACTCGGCGGCAAGAGCCCCAACATCGTCTTCGCCGACGCCGACCTGAAGAGCGCGATCGACCCCTTCTCCTTCCTCGACAACAGCGGCCAGGACTGCTGCGCCCGCACCCGGATCCTGGTCCAGGAGTCCGTCTACGACGAGGTCCGCGACCTGCTCGCCGACGCGCTGTCCACGGTGGTCGTGGGCGACCCCGCCGACGAGAAGACCCAGATGGGCCCGCTGATCAGCCGTCAACAGCTGGACCTCGTACGGTCGTTCGTCCCCGAGGACGCCCCGGCCCTGCGCGGCGGTGCCCCCGACGGCCCCGGCTTCTGGTTCGCGCCGACCGTGCTGACCGGGGAGCGGCACGACTCCGCGGCGGCCTGCGAGGAGATCTTCGGCCCGGTCGCCGTCCTGCTGCCCTTCACCGACGAGCAGGACGCGATCCGCCTCGCCAACGACACCCCGTACGGCCTCGCCGGCTCCCTCTGGACCCGCGACCTGGGCCGCGCCCTGCGCGTCTCGCAGGCCGTCCGGGCGGGCAACCTGTCCGTCAACTCCCACTCCGCGGTCCGCTACTGGACCCCCTTCGGCGGCTTCAAGCAGTCCGGCGTCGGCCGCGAGCTGGGCCCGGACGCCCTGGCCGCCTTCACCGAAACCAAGAACGTCTTCATCAGCACGGAGGGCCCCGCACAGTGA
- a CDS encoding DUF2510 domain-containing protein codes for MTPPPGWYRDPSAPHLERWWDGTAWTEHRRTPEIPAPPTQAPPSAGGASGRAKAIAVTSAAVVLVVAIVTGAVVLGRDDRGGGPDPIADPTIATPTAEAPTSETPSPSTSEPSADDPAVVVDQLNGITLPLIDGWARPQYVAEPDVLMTTDGTYDCPADAGVCRHGLVISRTVTGTDEKSPEALAKADIPDAAGDAYDRDRIGRHPFGGIESHKLVGSGQVAVAGRAGYYVRWQVSTANGPGGYVQSLAFPSGVGTESRVIVRYVFDAGADGPPLSDMDRITEGIKVTGDEDGGGGVGSSIGPTD; via the coding sequence ATGACGCCCCCGCCCGGCTGGTACCGGGACCCCTCCGCCCCGCACCTGGAGCGCTGGTGGGACGGAACGGCCTGGACCGAGCACCGGCGCACGCCCGAGATCCCCGCGCCGCCGACGCAGGCCCCGCCGTCCGCCGGCGGGGCCTCCGGACGCGCCAAGGCCATCGCCGTCACCAGCGCGGCCGTCGTCCTCGTCGTCGCGATCGTCACCGGCGCGGTCGTCCTCGGCCGGGACGACCGCGGCGGTGGCCCGGACCCGATCGCCGACCCGACGATCGCGACGCCCACCGCCGAGGCACCGACCAGCGAGACTCCGTCTCCGTCCACGAGCGAGCCGTCCGCCGACGACCCCGCCGTGGTCGTCGACCAACTCAACGGCATCACCCTGCCGTTGATCGACGGCTGGGCCCGCCCCCAGTACGTCGCCGAGCCCGACGTCCTGATGACCACCGACGGCACCTACGACTGCCCGGCCGACGCCGGAGTCTGCCGCCACGGCCTCGTCATCTCCCGCACGGTCACCGGCACCGACGAGAAGTCCCCCGAGGCCCTGGCCAAGGCGGACATCCCGGATGCGGCCGGTGACGCCTACGACCGCGACCGCATCGGACGGCACCCCTTCGGCGGCATCGAGTCCCACAAGCTCGTCGGGTCCGGACAGGTCGCCGTGGCGGGACGCGCCGGGTACTACGTGCGCTGGCAGGTCAGCACGGCCAACGGCCCCGGCGGTTACGTCCAGTCGCTGGCCTTCCCGTCCGGCGTCGGCACGGAGTCCCGGGTCATCGTCCGCTATGTGTTCGACGCGGGCGCGGACGGGCCGCCGCTGTCCGACATGGACCGGATCACCGAGGGAATCAAGGTGACCGGCGACGAGGACGGCGGCGGAGGCGTGGGCAGCAGCATCGGCCCGACGGACTGA